A region of Lycium barbarum isolate Lr01 chromosome 3, ASM1917538v2, whole genome shotgun sequence DNA encodes the following proteins:
- the LOC132630582 gene encoding probable glutathione S-transferase, which produces MEQVKLLGSWASPFSVRVEIALKLKGIQYEYIEEDLSNKSPTLLKYNPIHKKIPVLLHNGKPIVESLVILEYIDETWKDGTPILPKDPYQRAMARFWAKFMDEKCLPEMLKLCYVSNNEVKVNAMGELHELLKLLENELIKDNNNNIFGGYIEIVSILITYWLGVIQEALEVDILKKEEFPNICVWADKSISCSFIKENLPPREKLLVFYKNHTKPLILPN; this is translated from the exons ATGGAACAAGTAAAATTGTTGGGTTCTTGGGCAAGTCCTTTTAGTGTAAGAGTTGAAATTGCTCTGAAACTCAAGGGTATTCAATATGAGTATATTGAAGAAGATCTGTCAAATAAGAGTCCTACACTTCTCAAGTACAATCCTATTCATAAAAAAATTCCAGTGTTGTTGCATAATGGAAAACCAATTGTTGAGTCTCTTGTGATTCTTGAATATATTGATGAAACTTGGAAAGATGGCACTCCTATTCTACCAAAAGATCCTTACCAAAGAGCCATGGCACGTTTCTGGGCTAAGTTTATGGATGAAAAG TGCTTGCCAGAGATGCTAAAACTTTGTTATGTTAGCAACAATGAAGTAAAGGTGAATGCCATGGGAGAACTTCATGAGCTTCTTAAACTTCTTGAGAATGAATTGATCAAAGATAATAATAACAACATCTTTGGAGGATACATTGAGATTGTTTCCATTTTGATAACTTATTGGCTTGGAGTTATTCAAGAAGCATTGGAAGTGGACATATTGAAGAAAGAAGAATTTCCAAATATATGTGTCTGGGCTGATAAGTCAATTAGTTGTAGCTTTATCAAGGAAAATCTGCCACCCAGAGAAAAATTACTTGTGTTTtacaaaaatcataccaaaccACTAATACTGCCAAATTAA
- the LOC132630579 gene encoding probable glutathione S-transferase: protein MAEMKLLGNSLSPFTHRVEWALKIKGVDYELIVEDPQNKSPLLLQLNLVHKKIPVLIHNGKPICESMVIVEYIDETFEGPSILPKDPYNRAIARFWAKFLDDKCLPAMGKALFGNGEDSDKAKEECSELLKILDNELKDKKFFGGDKIGFADIAANVMAFWMGITEEASGVILVTSEKFPNYYAWRDNYISCSKVKEYLPSRDELFSHLQSRFHLQQLPTEHLLGSY from the exons ATGGCAGAAATGAAGTTACTTGGTAATTCCTTGAGCCCATTTACTCACAGAGTTGAGTGGGCTCTGAAGATTAAGGGCGTTGACTATGAACTTATAGTAGAAGATCCACAAAACAAGAGCCCTCTGCTTCTTCAATTGAACCTTGTTCACAAGAAAATTCCAGTGCTAATTCACAATGGCAAGCCCATATGTGAGTCTATGGTAATTGTTGAATATATTGATGAGACATTTGAAGGCCCTTCCATCTTGCCTAAAGACCCCTACAACCGAGCTATTGCTCGTTTCTGGGCTAAGTTCCTTGATGATAAG TGCTTGCCAGCAATGGGGAAAGCTTTGTTTGGCAATGGAGAGGACTCAGATAAAGCTAAAGAAGAGTGTAGTGAGCTGCTGAAAATTCTTGATAATGAGCTAAAGGATAAGAAGTTTTTTGGTGGAGACAAAATTGGATTTGCTGATATTGCTGCAAATGTGATGGCATTTTGGATGGGAATAACTGAAGAAGCCTCTGGTGTAATTTTGGTGACAAGTGAGAAATTTCCAAATTATTATGCTTGGAGAGATAATTACATTAGCTGCAGTAAAGTCAAAGAATATTTACCTTCCAGGGATGAATTATTTTCCCATTTACAATCTCGATTTCACCTACAGCAGCTCCCAACTGAACACCTCCTAGGCTCTTACTAG